The following proteins are encoded in a genomic region of Methanomassiliicoccus sp.:
- a CDS encoding protease inhibitor I42 family protein → MSPEGVRSPGEHTRERIEAAAGKELAISLNANPSTGYSWEASFDDRFISLVRQDYRRASRLIGGGGTSTFTFLALVQGRTVITMRYRRPWEPEAVKVAEYEIEIA, encoded by the coding sequence ATATCGCCGGAAGGCGTTCGGTCTCCAGGTGAGCACACGAGAGAACGAATAGAGGCCGCGGCGGGGAAGGAACTTGCCATCTCCCTTAACGCCAACCCGTCGACCGGCTATTCCTGGGAAGCGTCCTTCGACGATCGCTTCATCTCTCTGGTCCGCCAGGACTATCGCCGTGCTTCCCGCCTGATCGGAGGAGGGGGCACATCCACATTCACCTTCCTCGCCCTGGTGCAAGGAAGGACGGTCATCACCATGCGGTACCGCAGGCCGTGGGAGCCGGAGGCCGTCAAGGTGGCGGAGTACGAGATCGAGATCGCGTGA
- a CDS encoding DUF362 domain-containing protein, with amino-acid sequence MPSPKVSLVRCQSYAQENVDTAVRKCLDNLGGIERFIKPSDRVLLKPNLLIDAAPEECVTTRPAVMLAVGRMVRDRGCQVTIADSPGSFLPYTQETLERVYRKTGMLAVAEELGVDLNYGTGHRDAEVNGGRALRNVKLIDPVAEADAIIVLSKLKTHLATGLTGGAKNIYGVVPGLEKKALHARFRTPARFAEVLVDINELVKPKLQIMDAVMAMEGDGPTSGRPKAMNAILAADSPYAIDAVAARLMRLDPMRVTTVHAASDRALIDVNEVEVVGEPIDSIASSDFALPCTFASAESSSFIKRTASSAVSRLGLDRARPVIAPDVCRGCGACAKSCPAEAIQIIERKARIDRRKCIECYCCHEMCKAKAIRLEKGSLGRVLDRAVTRGTGGG; translated from the coding sequence GTGCCATCGCCCAAGGTCTCCCTGGTCCGCTGCCAGAGCTATGCTCAAGAGAACGTCGATACGGCGGTGCGAAAATGCCTCGATAACCTAGGGGGGATCGAGCGCTTCATCAAGCCGAGCGATCGCGTTCTTCTCAAGCCCAACCTGCTCATCGACGCCGCCCCGGAGGAGTGCGTCACCACCCGCCCCGCGGTCATGCTGGCCGTGGGACGGATGGTCCGGGACCGAGGCTGCCAGGTAACCATTGCCGATTCGCCCGGTTCCTTCCTTCCCTACACCCAGGAAACGCTGGAACGCGTTTACCGCAAGACCGGTATGCTGGCAGTGGCTGAGGAGCTGGGGGTAGACCTCAACTACGGTACCGGCCATCGCGACGCCGAGGTCAACGGCGGAAGAGCCCTCCGCAATGTCAAGCTCATCGACCCGGTGGCCGAGGCCGACGCGATCATCGTCCTCTCCAAGCTCAAGACCCACCTGGCCACCGGCCTCACCGGCGGAGCGAAGAACATCTACGGCGTGGTGCCGGGCCTGGAGAAGAAGGCCCTCCATGCCCGCTTCCGCACCCCGGCCCGGTTCGCCGAGGTGCTGGTGGACATCAACGAGCTCGTCAAGCCCAAGCTTCAGATCATGGATGCGGTGATGGCCATGGAGGGCGACGGCCCGACCTCCGGCCGGCCGAAGGCGATGAACGCCATCCTTGCCGCCGACAGCCCGTACGCCATCGACGCCGTGGCCGCCCGCCTCATGCGCCTGGACCCCATGCGAGTGACGACCGTTCACGCCGCATCCGACCGTGCGCTGATCGACGTCAACGAGGTCGAGGTCGTCGGCGAGCCGATCGATTCGATCGCTTCGAGCGATTTTGCCCTGCCCTGCACTTTCGCTTCTGCTGAGTCCAGCTCGTTCATCAAAAGGACGGCGTCCTCGGCCGTCTCCCGCCTGGGCCTCGACCGCGCCCGTCCGGTGATCGCCCCCGACGTATGCAGAGGCTGCGGAGCGTGCGCCAAAAGCTGCCCGGCGGAGGCCATCCAGATCATCGAACGGAAAGCGCGCATAGACCGCCGGAAGTGCATCGAGTGCTATTGCTGCCACGAGATGTGCAAGGCCAAGGCCATCCGGCTGGAGAAGGGGTCGTTGGGGCGCGTCCTGGACCGCGCGGTGACCAGGGGCACTGGCGGAGGATGA
- a CDS encoding site-specific integrase — MDYIRNEVYARQKNGVKRRHLAVLNTYLKWHGNTVIRDMKIKWPQDEKLPPEHLSPSQALSILDAAQGLERLVIHLELNLGLRRVEVLRLKPGSFKVAYLSVQGKGRGGGKWRMVPYRPDTLAELKAYQQLREEEIARAREKNPAVKVPDALLIYERGGRLHAYQKTALDKLVKGVAARTGIPFSNHTLRRTYGRTLWEANKRFPGMCPIETIAELMGHRDVRTTVLYLGINLADMADAMGTLARYQELVRNQNLFSQNIMIESGQSGI; from the coding sequence GTGGACTATATCCGCAACGAGGTCTACGCCCGACAGAAGAACGGAGTCAAGAGGCGACACCTGGCCGTGCTGAACACCTACTTGAAGTGGCATGGCAACACGGTGATCAGAGACATGAAGATCAAGTGGCCTCAGGACGAGAAGCTGCCGCCCGAGCATCTGTCGCCGTCACAAGCGCTGAGCATCTTGGACGCGGCTCAGGGCCTGGAGCGCCTGGTCATCCACCTGGAGCTGAACCTCGGTCTCCGCCGAGTGGAGGTCCTGCGCCTCAAGCCGGGAAGCTTCAAGGTCGCCTACCTGTCGGTCCAGGGCAAGGGCCGGGGCGGGGGGAAGTGGCGGATGGTCCCCTACCGCCCCGACACCTTGGCGGAGCTGAAGGCCTACCAGCAGCTCCGAGAGGAGGAGATCGCCCGAGCGCGGGAGAAGAACCCCGCGGTCAAGGTGCCCGACGCTCTGCTCATCTACGAACGGGGCGGGAGGCTGCACGCATACCAGAAGACCGCCCTGGACAAGCTGGTGAAGGGGGTAGCTGCGCGGACGGGCATACCATTCAGCAACCACACCCTGCGCCGGACCTACGGCCGCACGCTGTGGGAGGCCAACAAGCGCTTCCCCGGTATGTGCCCGATCGAGACCATCGCCGAGCTCATGGGGCACCGCGACGTCCGGACCACCGTCCTGTACCTGGGAATCAACCTCGCAGACATGGCCGACGCCATGGGCACCCTGGCGCGGTATCAAGAGCTAGTAAGAAATCAAAACCTCTTCTCGCAAAACATTATGATAGAAAGTGGACAGAGCGGGATTTGA
- a CDS encoding TetR/AcrR family transcriptional regulator C-terminal domain-containing protein gives MRERQKTKGPRISPEAAIRAALEVLDEEGLDNVTLRKIASKIGIQAPTLYWHFKNKSDLIDDMAEAILKDGGMYDLQPPKDKNAWTEWLTQTAHTLRRAMLSHRDGGRIVAGASFRSKAMQKLKLTSLQVLHGAGFDHLQSSLGSETITDYVWGYVIEEQANPTVTSGQSPELSMMRDTTDSSEMMLMDQTMDEWSKHAPEELFNWGLQTIISGLKMRLENERIRDSLNERHLVSR, from the coding sequence ATGAGGGAGAGACAAAAAACAAAGGGGCCCCGCATTAGTCCAGAGGCAGCGATCAGGGCAGCACTAGAGGTCTTGGACGAGGAGGGACTGGACAACGTGACCCTTCGAAAGATAGCTTCCAAGATTGGCATTCAGGCTCCAACATTATATTGGCACTTCAAGAACAAGTCCGATCTGATCGATGATATGGCCGAGGCCATCCTGAAGGACGGAGGAATGTACGATTTGCAGCCGCCTAAAGATAAGAATGCCTGGACAGAGTGGTTGACTCAGACTGCACACACTCTAAGGCGAGCTATGCTCTCCCACCGCGACGGGGGGCGCATCGTCGCCGGCGCGTCGTTCCGTTCGAAGGCCATGCAGAAGCTCAAGTTGACCAGCCTGCAAGTCCTCCACGGCGCTGGCTTTGATCATTTGCAGTCCAGCCTGGGGTCCGAGACCATCACCGATTATGTGTGGGGTTACGTCATCGAAGAACAAGCAAACCCTACTGTAACTTCGGGTCAGTCACCGGAACTATCGATGATGAGGGACACAACAGATAGTTCAGAGATGATGCTGATGGACCAGACCATGGACGAGTGGAGCAAGCATGCTCCGGAAGAGTTGTTCAATTGGGGGCTGCAAACAATCATATCGGGATTGAAGATGCGGCTGGAAAATGAGCGGATCAGGGATAGTTTAAATGAACGCCATTTAGTATCTCGCTGA
- a CDS encoding ABC transporter ATP-binding protein produces MITQKGHQPVVHVEKLVKRYRDSEKKAVDEISFDVYPGEFFAFLGPNGAGKTTTISILTTTLAKTSGVVRIGGYDMDKQQKEIRQSIGIVFQNPSLDANLTAEENIRLHVSLYGVYGYRPTFTMMPQEYKDKITELAKVLGMDQEMFLQVKTFSGGMKRKLEIIRSLMHKPKVLFLDEPTQGLDAVSRRSLWTYLRKVHKDEGMTIFLTTHYIEEAEGADRVCIVNHGKILFNGTPDEMKDLMMDKYILVDAEDRTALKADLASFVTENTDDGCLRIMFTENTPQAILSKIKVPLTVMHLHIPSLEEAYVDLVNNGNDKGEVC; encoded by the coding sequence ATGATTACTCAAAAAGGGCATCAACCAGTTGTCCACGTAGAGAAGTTGGTGAAACGGTACCGCGATTCTGAAAAGAAAGCGGTGGACGAGATCAGCTTTGATGTATATCCCGGCGAGTTCTTCGCTTTCCTGGGGCCGAACGGCGCAGGAAAGACGACAACTATATCGATCCTAACGACCACGCTGGCGAAGACAAGCGGTGTGGTGAGAATCGGCGGCTACGACATGGACAAACAGCAGAAGGAGATCCGTCAGAGCATCGGCATCGTCTTTCAGAACCCGAGCCTGGACGCCAACCTGACAGCCGAAGAGAACATCCGCCTCCACGTGAGCCTCTACGGAGTCTACGGTTACAGGCCGACCTTCACCATGATGCCCCAGGAGTACAAGGACAAGATCACTGAGCTGGCAAAGGTCCTTGGGATGGATCAGGAGATGTTCCTCCAGGTGAAGACCTTCTCCGGCGGAATGAAGCGGAAGCTGGAGATCATCCGCAGCCTCATGCACAAGCCCAAGGTGCTATTCCTTGACGAGCCGACCCAGGGCCTGGATGCTGTCAGCCGGCGGTCACTGTGGACCTACCTGAGGAAGGTCCACAAGGATGAGGGCATGACTATCTTCCTGACGACCCACTACATCGAGGAAGCGGAAGGTGCGGATCGGGTTTGCATCGTCAACCACGGAAAGATCCTGTTCAACGGGACCCCTGATGAGATGAAGGATCTGATGATGGACAAGTACATCCTCGTCGACGCTGAGGACCGGACCGCTCTCAAGGCCGATCTCGCTTCTTTTGTCACAGAGAACACCGATGACGGCTGCCTGAGGATCATGTTCACGGAAAACACCCCCCAGGCGATATTGTCCAAGATCAAGGTCCCGCTTACAGTCATGCACCTCCATATTCCATCATTGGAGGAAGCTTATGTTGATCTTGTCAATAATGGAAACGACAAGGGGGAGGTGTGCTGA
- a CDS encoding ABC transporter permease, with protein MSMSREFNTITSICGRDIVRFFRDWKMNVGSSIFFPLVFFGLFGSVIGQNLGAELPYDYLQFALLGMIAGMAILFTANFVTSLVEERETGFTQEIFVSPVSRYSIIIGKMIGSSVNCLVAVAATILIGLAMGVQISLGGLGLILLVIPVVFLMGSAFGVLVSGIFSTSPKTAGMAVMMAMFPQLFLSGAFIPIGSSTGALEVLVHLMPATYVVDLMRGAYYWGTPTYSLVVLYDPLVDLVISVVVSIALFIIGTQLFARSERNR; from the coding sequence ATGTCCATGAGCAGAGAGTTCAACACTATAACATCCATCTGCGGACGGGACATTGTGCGCTTCTTCCGGGACTGGAAGATGAATGTCGGTTCGAGCATCTTCTTCCCCCTGGTGTTCTTCGGCCTATTCGGAAGCGTCATCGGACAGAACTTGGGCGCTGAGCTTCCGTACGATTACCTTCAGTTCGCCCTTCTGGGCATGATCGCAGGCATGGCCATCCTGTTCACCGCGAACTTCGTGACATCGCTTGTGGAAGAACGGGAGACTGGGTTTACCCAGGAGATATTCGTGTCTCCGGTGTCGCGATATTCGATAATCATCGGGAAGATGATCGGTAGCAGCGTGAACTGCCTCGTGGCGGTCGCAGCCACGATCCTCATCGGTCTCGCCATGGGAGTTCAGATCAGCCTGGGAGGGCTGGGGCTTATCCTGCTCGTCATTCCCGTGGTATTCCTGATGGGCAGTGCCTTCGGCGTCCTGGTGAGCGGCATCTTCAGCACCAGCCCCAAGACCGCAGGCATGGCGGTCATGATGGCCATGTTCCCACAGCTCTTCTTGTCGGGGGCATTCATTCCCATAGGAAGCTCGACGGGAGCCCTCGAAGTGCTGGTCCACCTGATGCCTGCCACGTATGTCGTGGACCTCATGAGAGGCGCATACTACTGGGGCACACCGACGTATAGCCTGGTAGTACTGTATGATCCCTTGGTCGATCTAGTGATCTCGGTGGTTGTCTCCATTGCGCTCTTCATCATCGGGACGCAACTCTTCGCACGGAGTGAGCGCAATCGCTAA